In the Alligator mississippiensis isolate rAllMis1 chromosome 7, rAllMis1, whole genome shotgun sequence genome, one interval contains:
- the PPP4C gene encoding serine/threonine-protein phosphatase 4 catalytic subunit: protein MAELSDLDRQIEQLRRCELIKESEVKALCAKAREILVEESNVQRVDSPVTVCGDIHGQFYDLKELFRVGGDVPETNYLFMGDFVDRGFYSVETFLLLLALKVRYPDRITLIRGNHESRQITQVYGFYDECLRKYGSVTVWRYCTEIFDYLSLSAIIDGKIFCVHGGLSPSIQTLDQIRTIDRKQEVPHDGPMCDLLWSDPEDTTGWGVSPRGAGYLFGSDVVAQFNASNDIDMICRAHQLVMEGYKWHFNETVLTVWSAPNYCYRCGNVAAILELDEHLQKEFIIFEAAPQETRGIPSKKPVADYFL, encoded by the exons ATGGCGGAGCTGAGCGACCTGGACCGGCAGATCGAGCAGCTGCGGCGCTGCGAGCTCATCAAGGAGAGCGAGGTCAAGGCCCTGTGCGCCAAGGCCCG GGAGATCCTGGTGGAGGAGAGCAACGTGCAGCGGGTGGACTCCCCAGTGACG gTCTGCGGTGACATCCACGGACAGTTTTATGACCTCAAAGAGCTCTTCCGG gtgGGCGGCGACGTCCCCGAGACCAACTACCTCTTCATGGGGGATTTTGTGGACCGCGGCTTCTACAGCGTCGAGAccttcctgctcctgctggcgctCAAG GTGCGGTACCCAGACCGGATCACGCTGATCCGCGGCAACCATGAGAGCCGGCAGATCACGCAGGTCTATGGCTTCTATGATGAGTGTCTGCGCAAGTACGGCTCCGTCACTGTGTGGCGCTACTGCACCGAGATCTTCGACTACCTCAGCCTCTCAGCCATCATCGACGGCAAG ATCTTCTGCGTGCATGGGGGACTGTCGCCCTCGATCCAGACGCTGGACCAGATCCGCACAATCGACCGCAAGCAGGAGGTGCCCCACGACGGCCCCATGTGTGACCTGCTCTGGTCTGACCCTGAAG ACACGACGGGCTGGGGCGTGAGCCCGCGGGGGGCCGGCTACCTGTTTGGCAGTGATGTGGTGGCCCAGTTCAACGCATCCAACGACATCGACATGATCTGCCGAGCACACCAGCTCGTCATGGAGGGTTACAAGTGGCATTTCAATGAGACTGTGCTCACAGTCTGGTCGGCCCCCAACTACTGCtacag gtgcggGAATGTGGCTGCCATCTTGGAGCTGGACGAGCACCTGCAGAAGGAGTTCATCATTTTTGAAGCTGCCCCCCAGGAGACGAGGGGGATCCCCTCCAAGAAGCCTGTGGCTGACTACTTCCTGTGA